The genomic interval GCGCCTGCTGGGCAAACACCAACGCCGCGTTTACCCCTGGCCCTGGTGTGGTGGTCAGCTCGACACGCAAGTCGTCCTGCCCGGCCTGGCGCAGCAGTGAACGGGCCTGATCAAGGTCGTACGGGCGCTGGGCGATCGTGTGGTTGTAAGTCGGGTCGTGTGGCGAATACAGGTCGTTGGCGATACGGCCGAAACCATTGAGCCCACGCGCCACCAGCTCTTGCCGGTCGGCGAGCAGGCGGAACGCCTGGCGCACACGTACGTCCTGGAATGGCGCCTTGGCCAGGTTCAGGTTGAAACCGGTAAACGAGGTGCTGGGCGAAGCGTACAGGCGCAGGCGCGGGTCAGCCTTGAGCAAGGCACTGTGCTCGGCCTGCACCCCGCTGGCCACGTCGATCTGCCCTGCGCGCAAGGCCGCCGCACGCGAGACCTGGTCTTTGAATTCGATGATCTCCAGCTCATCCGCATAAGGGCGGTTGGGTTTGTAGTAGTTTTCGAAGCGGGTGTAGAGCGAGCGTTGGCCAGGGATGAAGCTTTTGAGCTTGTAGGGCCCGGCGCCGACCGGGTTGGTCAACGGATGATAATCGGTCGGCACGATGCCGCCGAAACTGATCAGCGTTTCATCCAAGGGATAGAAGCTTTGCCCCTGCTTGAAGCGGATCTCGATCGTACGCGCATCCAGCTTGCGCAGCGCCTGGCGGTCGATGGCGCCGACCAGCCCGGCAAACGGCGAGGCCAACTGCGGGTCGGTCAAACGCAGGATCGAGAACAGCATGTCGTCGGCGGTGATGCTTTTGCCATGGTGAAATTCCAGCCCTGGCTTGAGGCGGAT from Pseudomonas kermanshahensis carries:
- a CDS encoding ABC transporter substrate-binding protein translates to MSEFSRRVFLGNSLAVGGGLLLGGGLLSGCDGGAPAATADGIALPTTPVHGGRLRVGIIDGDQAGNLDAHKPVGGGIIRGWALYAKFWEWNPDVSTRLALAEFAEPNADASAWTIRLKPGLEFHHGKSITADDMLFSILRLTDPQLASPFAGLVGAIDRQALRKLDARTIEIRFKQGQSFYPLDETLISFGGIVPTDYHPLTNPVGAGPYKLKSFIPGQRSLYTRFENYYKPNRPYADELEIIEFKDQVSRAAALRAGQIDVASGVQAEHSALLKADPRLRLYASPSTSFTGFNLNLAKAPFQDVRVRQAFRLLADRQELVARGLNGFGRIANDLYSPHDPTYNHTIAQRPYDLDQARSLLRQAGQDDLRVELTTTPGPGVNAALVFAQQAQKAGVQVKVNQVDGSVFNGPQREQWQLSPGSTPARGFLASALHNDAPQAIYNRSNFHDPRFTELYGQALAQPDLERRKALVHEAQVIQHERGGLLIWGFSDVLDAASAKVGGLAPEQTTFASWRFDELWLNHA